A DNA window from bacterium contains the following coding sequences:
- a CDS encoding 4Fe-4S binding protein, translating into MKSRPLSPQRIRRIVQWGFLLLILWIGVQFVRFVHQAGGTGPITVTRPPGVEAFLPISALISLKYWLLTGHFTTIHPASLVLLLIIAATAVVLKKGFCGWVCPFGLLSEYLGRIHLWIFGRPRRLPRWLDYPLRGVKYLLLGFFAYAIFWGMDTNALAAFLDTPYNRAADIKMYLFFAHASAVTLKVLAALVLLSILVRHFWCRYLCPYGALLGLLSGLSPLKIHRKAESCIDCGKCTRVCPADIKVDKARTVWSDECNGCLQCVDACPVRETLQLSVTERGGILPRRWYPLVLLLLFAAGIGAARLAGRWHSSISTEEYRQHIRNINRPVYNHFRGQTPPSVPGPAPAAPGQPESLIHHPNEPLKGVPHE; encoded by the coding sequence ATGAAAAGCAGGCCGTTGTCACCTCAGCGCATCCGCCGCATCGTTCAGTGGGGCTTTCTCTTGCTCATCCTCTGGATTGGCGTGCAGTTCGTCCGCTTCGTCCACCAGGCCGGCGGCACCGGGCCAATCACCGTCACCCGTCCTCCCGGCGTTGAGGCCTTTCTCCCGATCAGCGCCCTGATCAGCCTCAAGTATTGGTTGCTGACCGGCCACTTTACGACCATCCACCCCGCCAGTCTGGTGCTGCTGCTGATCATTGCCGCCACGGCGGTGGTCCTAAAGAAGGGCTTTTGCGGCTGGGTCTGCCCCTTCGGCCTGCTTTCGGAGTATCTGGGCAGGATCCATCTCTGGATCTTCGGCCGTCCCCGCCGGCTGCCGCGATGGCTCGACTATCCTTTGCGCGGGGTGAAGTACCTCCTCCTCGGCTTTTTCGCCTATGCTATCTTTTGGGGTATGGACACGAACGCCCTGGCGGCTTTTCTCGACACCCCCTACAACCGCGCCGCGGATATCAAGATGTATCTTTTTTTCGCGCACGCCTCGGCCGTCACCCTCAAGGTGCTCGCCGCGCTGGTGCTGCTCTCCATCCTGGTGCGTCACTTCTGGTGCCGCTACCTCTGCCCTTATGGCGCCCTGCTGGGACTGCTGAGCGGGTTGAGCCCGCTCAAGATCCATCGCAAGGCCGAAAGCTGCATCGATTGCGGCAAATGCACCCGGGTTTGCCCGGCCGACATCAAGGTCGACAAGGCCCGCACGGTCTGGTCCGACGAATGCAACGGCTGCCTGCAATGTGTCGACGCCTGCCCTGTCAGGGAGACCCTGCAACTGTCGGTTACGGAACGGGGGGGGATTTTGCCGCGTCGCTGGTATCCCCTCGTTCTGCTCCTGCTCTTCGCGGCCGGCATTGGCGCCGCCCGTCTTGCCGGCCGCTGGCACAGCTCGATCTCGACCGAGGAGTATCGTCAGCATATCCGCAACATCAACCGTCCAGTATACAACCATTTCCGCGGCCAGACGCCGCCGTCAGTACCCGGGCCCGCGCCGGCAGCGCCCGGACAGCCGGAATCCCTCATCCATCATCCGAACGAACCACTAAAAGGAGTACCTCATGAATGA
- a CDS encoding Rrf2 family transcriptional regulator, whose protein sequence is MILSRSCDHAIRASLYIALQADRAFVPIREIASALEISFHFLTKILQLLTQARIMASFKGPNGGVTLARPAAAISLKEIVLAIDGNRIFNGCMIGLDHCDDDHPCPIHDQWSGLRSNLEQLFSATTLADLAERVCQDGFRLTDLHSTEAVKS, encoded by the coding sequence ATGATCCTCTCCAGGAGCTGCGACCATGCCATCCGCGCCTCGTTGTATATAGCGCTGCAAGCCGATCGTGCCTTTGTGCCCATCCGCGAGATTGCATCCGCGCTGGAGATCTCCTTCCATTTTCTCACCAAGATTCTCCAGTTGCTGACGCAAGCGCGCATCATGGCTTCGTTCAAGGGGCCCAACGGCGGCGTAACCCTGGCGCGGCCGGCCGCTGCGATCTCTTTGAAAGAGATCGTTCTGGCGATCGACGGCAACCGAATCTTCAACGGCTGCATGATCGGTCTGGATCACTGCGACGACGATCATCCCTGCCCCATACACGATCAATGGAGCGGGCTGCGCTCTAATCTGGAGCAGCTTTTCAGCGCCACAACCCTCGCCGACCTGGCCGAGCGGGTCTGTCAGGACGGATTCCGCCTGACTGATTTGCACTCGACTGAAGCCGTGAAATCATAA
- a CDS encoding UTP--glucose-1-phosphate uridylyltransferase, whose amino-acid sequence MSCLKLVLKAGRRVRKAVIPAAGFGTRLFPATKAVKKELFPIIDRQGRAKPVILAIVEEALAAGVEQVGIIVQSQDRELFEEIFCTPPPIENFNKLSHEDQEYSRYLMEIGNRITFLTQDVQEGFGHAVYCAHDWVGDEPFLLLLGDHLYASEVEKSCSRQLLDLYERVGVSVVGAKINPGAEVGHFGCMTGVWKEAHVSLSITEFYEKPTPEYARQHLHMEGMGEDEFLTVFGQYVLDPKIFAYLEENIRLNLRERGEFQLTSCLDRLRQEEGFVGCLVRGRRYDIGNPAAYRQSVIDFASA is encoded by the coding sequence ATGTCCTGCCTCAAGCTCGTGCTCAAGGCGGGCCGGCGCGTGCGCAAGGCAGTCATCCCCGCCGCCGGTTTCGGGACCCGGCTCTTCCCGGCCACCAAGGCGGTCAAGAAGGAGCTTTTCCCGATTATTGACCGCCAGGGGCGCGCCAAGCCGGTGATTCTGGCAATCGTCGAGGAGGCCCTCGCCGCCGGTGTCGAGCAGGTCGGCATTATCGTTCAGAGCCAGGACCGCGAGCTCTTCGAGGAGATCTTTTGCACGCCGCCGCCGATCGAGAACTTTAACAAGCTCTCTCACGAGGATCAGGAGTACAGCCGCTACCTGATGGAGATCGGCAACCGCATCACCTTTCTCACCCAGGATGTGCAGGAGGGTTTTGGTCATGCCGTCTACTGCGCCCATGACTGGGTGGGCGACGAGCCCTTTTTACTGCTGCTCGGAGATCACCTCTATGCCTCGGAGGTCGAAAAATCGTGCTCCCGCCAGCTGCTCGATCTCTACGAACGAGTCGGCGTCAGCGTCGTCGGTGCCAAGATCAATCCCGGCGCCGAGGTGGGTCATTTCGGCTGCATGACCGGGGTATGGAAGGAAGCACACGTCTCGCTCTCCATCACCGAGTTTTACGAAAAGCCTACGCCCGAGTATGCCCGCCAGCATCTCCATATGGAAGGCATGGGCGAGGATGAATTCCTGACGGTCTTTGGCCAGTACGTTCTCGACCCCAAAATCTTTGCCTATCTCGAGGAAAACATCCGGCTGAACCTGCGCGAGCGGGGTGAGTTCCAGCTCACCTCGTGCCTGGACCGGCTGCGCCAGGAGGAGGGTTTTGTCGGCTGTTTGGTCAGAGGACGGCGGTATGACATCGGCAATCCGGCCGCCTACCGTCAGTCGGTGATCGATTTCGCGTCGGCGTGA